The Arachis ipaensis cultivar K30076 chromosome B07, Araip1.1, whole genome shotgun sequence genome includes a window with the following:
- the LOC110262422 gene encoding uncharacterized protein LOC110262422: MEFNAFPRLAELTLSDSPMLRGDLPNHLPSLQSLTIDNSKYLRCCLPRAPVMTSLNIVGAGEVRTRELPPLLRKLSVHGIDQVEPVVKAFRHMQLTCLTSLCISDCSFHISFPVSSIPASLQELTISDCVKLELEMDGHHKSLQSLNIINYYDSATSFSWDAFPNLVRLQIKECKSMESIVVSQSLSCLRSLYISGCWSLKSVSTLWMAAPQLEDLTILECPEIELSPTGDGDPHCSLKSLTISYSKLISCAAFMNLQLNGLTHLRIFGEYKESVKCLPKEGWLPASLESLTLFYIQSVETLECKGLAHLNSLQQLSIHHCSKLKNIEGEKLPASLKQLIIKGTPLLGRRCEKKDPERIHGTNITTSAAMVFLLLHEVYSIVAICSGGMLRSKTRNLLTRFKAPAKIETFTHNGLLTIIASM, translated from the exons ATGGAGTTCAATGCATTCCCTCGACTTGCGGAGCTTACCTTAAGTGACTCTCCCATGTTGAGAGGAGATTTGCCCAATCATCTACCATCTTTGCAATCACTTACCATTGACAATTCCAAGTATCTCCGTTGTTGTCTTCCAAGAGCTCCTGTGATGACCTCTTTAAACATAGTTGGTGCTGGAGAAGTGAGAACTAGGGAGCTACCTCCTTTACTGCGTAAACTATCAGTTCATGGAATTGATCAAGTGGAGCCGGTGGTTAAGGCCTTTCGGCATATGCAACTGACTTGCCTCACATCTTTATGCATCTCAGATTGTTCCTTCCACATATCATTTCCAGTGAGTAGTATTCCTGCATCACTACAAGAGTTGACAATATCAGATTGTGTAAAATTAGAACTCGAAATGGATGGGCATCACAAGTCCCTGCAGTCACTGAATATAATTAATTACTATGATTCAGCTACATCCTTCTCTTGGGATGCCTTTCCAAATCTCGTGCGTCTCCAAATCAAGGAGTGTAAAAGCATGGAGTCTATTGTGGTGTCACAGTCTCTTTCATGTCTTCGTTCTTTATATATATCCGGTTGTTGGAGTTTGAAGTCAGTGTCGACGCTATGGATGGCAGCACCTCAGCTAGAGGATCTCACAATACTGGAATGCCCAGAGATTGAATTGTCTCCTACAGGGGATGGGGATCCACATTGTAGCCTGAAATCTCTTACTATCAGCTACTCCAAACTAATCAGTTGTGCAGCATTCATGAATTTGCAATTAAATGGACTTACTCATCTTCGCATTTTCGGTGAATATAAGGAGAGTGTGAAGTGCCTCCCAAAGGAAGGTTGGTTGCCTGCCTCACTCGAGTCTCTCACACTTTTTTACATTCAAAGTGTGGAGACATTGGAGTGCAAGGGACTTGCTCACCTCAACTCCCTACAACAATTAAGTATTCATCATTGCTCCAAGTTGAAGAATATTGAGGGAGAAAAGCTGCCTGCCTCTCTAAAACAACTCATCATCAAAGGAACTCCTTTGCTGGGTAGACGGTGCGAGAAGAAGGATCCAGAG CGTATCCATGGAACCAACATCACAACTTCTGCAGCTATGGTTTTTCTTTTGCTGCATGAAGTATATTCAATCGTTGCAATATGCAGTGGGGGAATGCTGAGAAGTAAGACAAGAAATTTGCTGACAAGATTCAAGGCCCCTGCCAAGATAGAAACTTTCACACACAATGGACTTCTCACTATCATTGCTTCCAT GTGA
- the LOC110262366 gene encoding putative disease resistance protein At3g14460, producing MAESLLQPVGEKTLEEVGDEYFDELFVRSFFQPHSTNDKTFVMHDLVHDLAMIYAGEFCFRAEEHENAVEIDIKARHLSHNATGNYPISKLLGVCDRVEHTRTFLEINLSPNIPFDMENTPCILLSKLKRLRALSFKCFPLESLPDSIGELIHLRYLDLSGTYIVTLPESLGNLYNLQTLKLIGCEKLKMLPDGMQNLVNLRHLDIRATCLREMPKGMSKLKSLQFLSDFVVGKHEENKIKELGALANLRKSISIDKLENVVDSSEAWEARMFDKDGIDSLKLIWSSNKSRDGVFAFGVKKKDAADSQIERDILDKLQPHSNLKEVEISGYRGTTFPDWLGNSSYHNITTLTLQHCKKCSVLPSFGQLPSLKHLTISDFKSLKTVGAEFYKGGSCLETPFPVLETYILLN from the coding sequence ATGGCGGAGAGTCTCTTACAACCAGTAGGAGAAAAGActctagaagaagttggtgacgAATATTTTGATGAATTATTTGTGAGGTCATTTTTCCAACCTCATAGTACTAATGACAAGACATTTGTGATGCATGATCTTGTACATGATTTGGCAATGATCTATGCTGGAGAATTCTGTTTTAGAGCAGAAGAGCATGAAAATGCTGTTGAGATTGATATTAAAGCTCGTCATTTATCACATAATGCTACAGGCAATTATCCAATCTCAAAACTTCTAGGAGTTTGTGATAGAGTAGAACATACAAGGACATTTCTTGAAATCAATTTGTCACCAAATATCCCATTTGACATGGAAAACACACCTTGTATCTTGTTGTCAAAATTGAAGCGCCTTAGAGCTTTGTCATTCAAatgctttcctcttgaatcactTCCTGATTCAATAGGTGAGTTGATTCATCTGCGTTACTTGGATCTCTCTGGAACCTACATTGTGACATTGCCCGAGTCTTTGGGTAATCTTTACAATTTGCAGACCTTGAAGCTGATTGGATGTGAAAAATTGAAAATGCTTCCGGATGGCATGCAAAATCTTGTAAATTTAAGGCATCTTGATATTAGAGCAACTTGTTTGCGCGAGATGCCGAAAGGCATGAGCAAATTGAAAAGTTTGCAGTTTTTAAGCGACTTTGTTGTTGGGAAGCATGAAGAGAACAAGATCAAAGAATTGGGAGCACTTGCGAATCTGCGCAAATCAATTTCCATTGACAAATTGGAGAACGTGGTCGACAGCAGTGAAGCTTGGGAGGCAAGAATGTTCGATAAGGATGGCATTGACTCTTTGAAGTTGATTTGGTCATCAAATAAAAGTAGGGATGGAGTTTTTGCTTTTGGTGTCAAAAAGAAGGATGCAGCTGATTCCCAAATTGAAAGAGATATACTTGACAAGTTACAACCTCACAGTAatttgaaagaagtagagatcaGTGGTTACAGAGGCACAACATTTCCAGATTGGTTGGGAAATTCTTCCTACCACAACATCACCACACTAACCCTGCAACATTGCAAGAAATGTTCTGTGCTTCCTTCATTTGGACAATTGCCTTCTTTGAAGCACCTTACAATTTCAGATTTTAAAAGTCTGAAAACTGTGGGTGCTGAGTTTTACAAGGGTGGATCTTGTTTGGAGACACCATTTCCAGTTCTTGAAACTTACATTTTGCTCAATTAG
- the LOC107608974 gene encoding pentatricopeptide repeat-containing protein At1g71210-like, translating into MLQPLKHVTKRRSLFSSLLIHINNPASFSSSSFSSSSSHNCHTVLRKINENDVASSIKDWFKTGDPLITRIFQILSSTDSSSYNDDAALDASLSSLTLPRLDESFVLTVLHHGTAAAHIYPCLRFFHWAGRQPNFHHTRGTFSAIFRILARAPSVLDEFLQSFHRRGPAFNPRVRFKDTLVIGYAIAGKLEIAVHLFGKMRFHGLDLDSFGYHVLLNALVEKDYFDAFNVIIRQIRMRGFENRYTNVLVMKRLCNQGRLDEAEGFLFGLVDGGKELHGSEVSVLVSALCGSNRFDHAFRLVRKFGDSGLVQLDHAYGVWIRGLVQGGRLDEALEFFRQKKKDEGYIPGLAMFNVLIYRLLRENRLKEVSDLLMDVYENAIPPNTATMNAVLCFFCKAGMVDVAFDLFKSRSEFMLSPNHMAYKYLILTLCWDGNAKEAFSVLKSSIDHHYFPDRRTFTRLANVLCRECMIDEMKELLHLALERKIMPDASTYDNFITALCRAGRVEDSYLIHGELKGASASRAYANMIKGFKELNRGDIAARLLVEMKEKGHKVTPALCRVVVCCLLQMDNARSRFFSLFEMLSHNDRQHYIYDCFIDAAGHAKQAELAWKVFELMQRNGIQPTSSSLILMLKAYLKSGRTYDALIFFNNVWSRGLATKKLYNCLVVSLCKSKNPEPAYLLLQQMLRDGLNPSIECYENLVRVLCSSKRYHEAVKLVNVYEKMGRQLTSFLGNVLLYHSMSSSEVYNACVRLRGVKEEGETGWSMLSFVVGAFHHRRVSHVEDLEKLIAKCFPLDVYTYNLLLRIACKSDKEQAYELFERMRRRGFEPNRWTYTTMVDGFKGQGMRRGSEVVSRKEKDIIQQRNLFKEQ; encoded by the coding sequence ATGCTACAGCCACTAAAACATGTAACCAAACGCAgatccctcttctcttctcttctcattCACATCAACAACCctgcttccttttcttcttcttctttttcatcttcttcttctcataaCTGCCACACCGTCTTAAGAAAAATAAACGAAAACGACGTCGCATCCTCCATCAAGGACTGGTTCAAAACGGGCGACCCACTCATCACCCGAATCTTCCAGATTCTCTCTTCGACGGACTCCTCCTCCTATAACGACGACGCCGCCCTCGATGCCTCTCTCTCCTCCCTAACACTCCCCCGTCTCGACGAGTCCTTCGTCCTCACTGTACTCCACCATGGCACCGCCGCTGCACACATCTACCCCTGTCTCCGCTTCTTCCATTGGGCCGGCCGCCAGCCCAACTTCCACCACACTCGCGGCACCTTCTCCGCCATCTTCCGAATCCTCGCTCGCGCCCCATCAGTACTCGACGAATTCCTCCAATCCTTCCATCGCCGTGGCCCTGCCTTCAACCCCCGTGTGCGGTTCAAGGATACTCTCGTCATTGGATATGCTATTGCGGGTAAGCTTGAGATTGCAGTCCACCTGTTTGGTAAAATGCGGTTTCATGGTTTGGACTTGGATTCCTTTGGTTACCATGTGCTTTTGAATGCCCTTGTTGAGAAGGATTATTTCGATGCTTTTAATGTCATTATTAGGCAGATTAGGATGAGGGGTTTTGAGAATCGGTATACCAATGTGCTTGTTATGAAGAGGTTGTGCAATCAGGGGAGGTTGGATGAGGCTGAAGGGTTTTTGTTTGGCTTGGTGGATGGTGGCAAGGAGCTTCATGGCTCCGAGGTGAGTGTTCTTGTCAGTGCTCTGTGTGGGAGCAATAGGTTTGATCATGCTTTTAGGTTAGTTAGAAAGTTTGGGGATTCGGGGCTGGTGCAGTTGGATCATGCTTATGGGGTTTGGATAAGGGGCCTTGTCCAGGGTGGCCGGTTGGACGAGGCCTTAGAGTTTTTCAGACAGAAGAAGAAAGATGAAGGATATATTCCTGGTTTGGCGATGTTCAACGTGTTAATTTACAGGCTCTTGAGGGAGAACAGGCTCAAGGAGGTGTCTGATTTGTTGATGGATGTGTATGAGAATGCTATTCCACCGAATACGGCTACTATGAATGCCGTGCTATGCTTCTTTTGCAAGGCTGGGATGGTGGATGTCGCTTTTGATTTGTTCAAGTCCAGGTCAGAGTTTATGTTGTCCCCAAATCATATGGCTTATAAGTACTTGATACTTACTTTGTGTTGGGACGGAAATGCCAAGGAAGCATTCAGTGTGTTGAAGAGCTCGATCGATCACCATTATTTTCCAGATAGACGGACCTTTACTAGGCTTGCCAATGTCCTGTGTAGAGAGTGCATGATTGATGAGATGAAAGAGTTGCTCCATCTTGCCTTGGAACGGAAAATTATGCCTGATGCTTCCACATATGACAACTTTATAACGGCACTGTGCCGGGCGGGAAGAGTAGAAGATAGTTATTTGATACATGGGGAACTTAAAGGTGCGTCTGCTAGCAGGGCCTATGCAAATATGATAAAGGGTTTTAAAGAGTTGAATAGGGGAGATATTGCTGCTCGTCTTCTCGTTGAAATGAAGGAGAAGGGTCATAAAGTGACACCGGCTCTATGTAGAGTTGTTGTTTGTTGTTTACTTCAGATGGACAATGCAAGGTCTCGGTTTTTCAGTTTGTTTGAGATGCTGTCCCATAATGATCGTCAACATTATATTTATGATTGTTTCATTGATGCGGCTGGGCATGCCAAGCAGGCTGAGTTGGCTTGGAAAGTGTTTGAGTTGATGCAGAGGAATGGCATTCAGCCCACTTCATCTTCTCTAATTCTTATGTTGAAAGCTTATTTGAAAAGTGGAAGGACTTATGATGCTCTTATCTTCTTTAATAATGTTTGGTCCCGTGGATTGGCAACTAAAAAGTTATATAATTGCTTGGTTGTTTCTCTCTGCAAAAGCAAGAATCCTGAACCTGCGTATCTGCTCTTACAACAAATGTTAAGAGACGGTTTAAATCCAAGCATTGAATGCTATGAGAATCTTGTACGGGTGCTTTGTTCATCGAAAAGATATCATGAGGCAGTGAAACTTGTTAATGTGTATGAGAAAATGGGACGTCAATTAACCTCTTTTCTCGGTAACGTACTTCTTTATCACTCTATGTCTTCATCGGAAGTTTACAATGCCTGTGTTCGTTTAAGAGGAGTGAAAGAGGAGGGAGAAACTGGTTGGTCAATGCTTAGCTTTGTGGTTGGTGCATTTCATCATCGTAGAGTTAGCCATGTTGAGGACTTGGAGAAATTAATAGCAAAGTGCTTTCCACTTGACGTTTACACTTACAATTTGTTGTTGAGAATAGCATGTAAGAGTGATAAGGAGCAGGCTTATGAGTTGTTTGAAAGGATGCGTAGAAGGGGCTTTGAGCCCAATCGGTGGACTTATACCACCATGGTTGATGGTTTCAAAGGGCAAGGGATGAGACGAGGCTCAGAGGTGGTTTCAAGAAAGGAAAAGGATATTATCCAACAGAGAAACCTCTTTAAGGAACAATGA
- the LOC107608975 gene encoding uncharacterized protein LOC107608975 isoform X3, whose product MVQERLEQLIRERRLEERCRRQQQSRIRERTKFVVMVAIEKCSYDPRENFRESMMEMITADHIKEARDLAYSAGSSFMEALEGELTQLGAIDDIEKLREYLEILEWQVFGGSYKSTFALAYSQAHPDKIDRYQKVDKSMAEMPMDKNEISITSQGRLGSNQIIHRRTHKLDPVTSLACTI is encoded by the exons ATGGTGCAAGAGAGACTTGAACAATTGATTAGGGAGAGAAGGTTGGAAGAGAGATGCAGGAGGCAGCAGCAAAGCAGAATCAGAGAAAGAACTAAATTTGTTGTTATGGTGGCAATAGAGAAATGCTCTTATGATCCAAGAGAGAATTTTAGGGAGTCCATGATGGAGATGATAACAGCAGATCACATTAAAGAAGCCAGAGATTTAGCCTACTCAG CTGGGTCTTCATTCATGGAAGCCTTGGAGGGCGAATTGACCCAA CTGGGTGCAATTGACGACATTGAAAAGCTACGAGAATACTTGGAGATTCTAGAATGGCAG GTATTTGGAGGATCATATAAAAGCACATTTGCTCTTGCTTACAGCCAAGCTCACCCAGACAAG ATAGATCGGTACCAAAAGGTAGACAAGTCAATGGCAGAAATGCCAATGGATAAAAACGAGATCAGTATCACAAGTCAGGGAAGG TTGGGGAGTAATCAAATAATACACAGAAGAACACACAAATTGGATCCGGTAACATCATTG GCATGTACCATTTGA
- the LOC107608975 gene encoding uncharacterized protein LOC107608975 isoform X4 — protein sequence MVQERLEQLIRERRLEERCRRQQQSRIRERTKFVVMVAIEKCSYDPRENFRESMMEMITADHIKEARDLAYSAGSSFMEALEGELTQLGAIDDIEKLREYLEILEWQVFGGSYKSTFALAYSQAHPDKIDRYQKVDKSMAEMPMDKNEISITSQGRLGSNQIIHRRTHKLDPACTI from the exons ATGGTGCAAGAGAGACTTGAACAATTGATTAGGGAGAGAAGGTTGGAAGAGAGATGCAGGAGGCAGCAGCAAAGCAGAATCAGAGAAAGAACTAAATTTGTTGTTATGGTGGCAATAGAGAAATGCTCTTATGATCCAAGAGAGAATTTTAGGGAGTCCATGATGGAGATGATAACAGCAGATCACATTAAAGAAGCCAGAGATTTAGCCTACTCAG CTGGGTCTTCATTCATGGAAGCCTTGGAGGGCGAATTGACCCAA CTGGGTGCAATTGACGACATTGAAAAGCTACGAGAATACTTGGAGATTCTAGAATGGCAG GTATTTGGAGGATCATATAAAAGCACATTTGCTCTTGCTTACAGCCAAGCTCACCCAGACAAG ATAGATCGGTACCAAAAGGTAGACAAGTCAATGGCAGAAATGCCAATGGATAAAAACGAGATCAGTATCACAAGTCAGGGAAGG TTGGGGAGTAATCAAATAATACACAGAAGAACACACAAATTGGATCCG GCATGTACCATTTGA
- the LOC107608975 gene encoding uncharacterized protein LOC107608975 isoform X2 has product MVQERLEQLIRERRLEERCRRQQQSRIRERTKFVVMVAIEKCSYDPRENFRESMMEMITADHIKEARDLAYSAGSSFMEALEGELTQLGAIDDIEKLREYLEILEWQVFGGSYKSTFALAYSQAHPDKIDRYQKVDKSMAEMPMDKNEISITSQGRLGSNQIIHRRTHKLDPVTSLVLGSL; this is encoded by the exons ATGGTGCAAGAGAGACTTGAACAATTGATTAGGGAGAGAAGGTTGGAAGAGAGATGCAGGAGGCAGCAGCAAAGCAGAATCAGAGAAAGAACTAAATTTGTTGTTATGGTGGCAATAGAGAAATGCTCTTATGATCCAAGAGAGAATTTTAGGGAGTCCATGATGGAGATGATAACAGCAGATCACATTAAAGAAGCCAGAGATTTAGCCTACTCAG CTGGGTCTTCATTCATGGAAGCCTTGGAGGGCGAATTGACCCAA CTGGGTGCAATTGACGACATTGAAAAGCTACGAGAATACTTGGAGATTCTAGAATGGCAG GTATTTGGAGGATCATATAAAAGCACATTTGCTCTTGCTTACAGCCAAGCTCACCCAGACAAG ATAGATCGGTACCAAAAGGTAGACAAGTCAATGGCAGAAATGCCAATGGATAAAAACGAGATCAGTATCACAAGTCAGGGAAGG TTGGGGAGTAATCAAATAATACACAGAAGAACACACAAATTGGATCCGGTAACATCATTGGTACTTGGGAGCCTCTAG
- the LOC107608975 gene encoding uncharacterized protein LOC107608975 isoform X1: MVQERLEQLIRERRLEERCRRQQQSRIRERTKFVVMVAIEKCSYDPRENFRESMMEMITADHIKEARDLAYSAGSSFMEALEGELTQLGAIDDIEKLREYLEILEWQVFGGSYKSTFALAYSQAHPDKIDRYQKVDKSMAEMPMDKNEISITSQGRVFAQIILFASSLERFSIKLFSKQWVELSTKL; encoded by the exons ATGGTGCAAGAGAGACTTGAACAATTGATTAGGGAGAGAAGGTTGGAAGAGAGATGCAGGAGGCAGCAGCAAAGCAGAATCAGAGAAAGAACTAAATTTGTTGTTATGGTGGCAATAGAGAAATGCTCTTATGATCCAAGAGAGAATTTTAGGGAGTCCATGATGGAGATGATAACAGCAGATCACATTAAAGAAGCCAGAGATTTAGCCTACTCAG CTGGGTCTTCATTCATGGAAGCCTTGGAGGGCGAATTGACCCAA CTGGGTGCAATTGACGACATTGAAAAGCTACGAGAATACTTGGAGATTCTAGAATGGCAG GTATTTGGAGGATCATATAAAAGCACATTTGCTCTTGCTTACAGCCAAGCTCACCCAGACAAG ATAGATCGGTACCAAAAGGTAGACAAGTCAATGGCAGAAATGCCAATGGATAAAAACGAGATCAGTATCACAAGTCAGGGAAGG GTTTTTGCTCAGATTATATTGTTTGCCTCTTCATTGGAAAggttttcaataaaattattttcaaagcaATGGGTAGAGCTATCAACAAAATTGTAA